Part of the Streptomyces sp. NBC_00457 genome, CACCTCACCTCCGCCGTCCACGCCTCGGCCGTACGCTGCCGTCAGGTCAGGGCCCTGGCCGAGTTCGTCGCGGAGCACCGGAGCGGCACCCCGTTCCCGCCGGTCGTCACCGGCGACTTCAACGCCCTGCCGGACTCGGACGAGATCCGCCTCTTCGGCGGCTACCGCACCGCACCCGCCGTCCCCGGGCAAGTCCTCTACGACGCCTGGGAGTACGCCGAGCCGGGCGCGCCTGCCTTCACCTGGGACGCGGCAAACCCTTACGCCGCCGCAGGTCTGGGCCCCAGCGCCCGCATCGATTACATCCACGTAGGGCCTCCGGGCGCCGGCGGAATCGGCCATGTGCAGGGTGTGCGGCGCGCGGGCGATGGCCCCGTCGAGGGGGTATGGCCCTCCGACCATGCGGCGGTCGTGGCGGACCTCGCCCATCGGCACCGAGTAGGCGGGTAGGACGTGCCGGCTACGGGAGTTACACAGGTGTGTGGCTGAGGGCGAGGTCGCGGTACGGCAGATCGACGACTGGGAGGTCGGCCACCCCCAGGCGCATCTCGGTGTCCGCGATGGTTCTCGCCGCCGCCGCAGCGTCCCCACTGATGACCTCGGTCTCCACGAAGGCACCGACTCCGGCCAGCATGTCGATGCTCACCGAGACTCCCGGATGCGCCGGGTGCCGGTACGTCGTCCGGTGCTTCTCCACACGGACCAGACGCCGCATCCCGATGTTCTCCAGGAGCTGGTCGGCCTGTTCCGCGTGGTCGGGCACGAGGTGCACGTTCGTTTCCGGCTTGGAGATCACGCTGTCCGTGCTGTGGGTGGCCGCGGTGGACGGCGGCTTGTAAGTGATCTCTGAGAAGCCGTCGCGCCGTCGCACCCGCAGGCATTCGACAGTCTTCATGAAGTCGACATCCGGTCGGCTGTAGTACGTGTCCACCTCTGTCACGGACGCGTCGGGCGTCCAGCCCAGATCGGTCAGCAACCGCGCCAGTGTCTCTCCGTCGTCGGCCAGTTCCCGCTTTCGTTCGACTTCGATCTGTCCGTCCACTGTGGTCATCCTCCCGAGTTGATGGCTGCGTACACGCGGGCCAGGCTGCTCTTGCTGCACCACTGCTGAAGGCAGTGCATCCCGTCTCCCAACGAGCCGGTGTCCGTCACCGGAATGTTGGAGAAGAGCACCAACTGCTTCGCATCCTTCAGCGGGTTGGACAGCGCGCGTCGCAGGTACCGGTTGTAGTAGGCGCGGTCCCGGCGCGTCACGTCGGCCAGGCGCACAGGCATGAGCACGGTGCGCTGGTCGTGCGCTGCCTCGCTGGAATGCACGGCAACCGCTGCCAGCAGGGCGTCCAGCGTCATGTACGCGTACGTCTCCCGACCCTCCCGGGTGACCCAGGTCTGCCACACGTCCGCGCATTCGCCGTCGCCTTGCTCGGCACGCGCCAGGAACGCGTGCAGGGCGATGTCGGTGCACTCGTCGAGGATGTCCCCGTCCACTGTGTGGTGGTCCATGTACTGCTCGCTCAGCGCCAGCAGCATTGTCCGCTGTGAGGCAGGCAGCCACTCGCTGTCGGTCAGCGCGTAGTGGACTCGCTTGTGGCCGTGGCGGGCGTCGATCCAGTCCCCCGCCAGTGGGCCTTCCAGGTACGGGGTGAACCCGAGGACGCCCGACCGCCAGATGTGGTCCCGCAAGGTGAGGTAGTGCCGCTGTACCTCGCGGAAGATACCGACCGGGGCAGCGGCGACCACACTGGTCCGCTCCGCCAAGTTCTCCGGTGCCACGATTCTTGAGTCCTGCCGTAACACGAGCAGGTCCGCCGCGCTGTGGTACGGGTGCGTGCCTTCCTGGAGGTACTGCGGCAAGAACATCCGCATGAACTGAATCCACGATCGCGAGGTGTACGTCTGAAGTGTGGGCTCATGCAGTGACGCGGTCTTCACTGCGTATACATCACGGTAGGCGAACATGCCGCCGGGCTTCAGCACCGTGGGCAGCGTACGGATCATCGACTGCAGCCCGGCGTAGCCGCCGCCGTACGAGTACACCTCGTGCAGTAGCGCGGACGCGCTGATGACGTCGGCCGGCTCGGTGAGCAGGGCCCCGATGTCCTGGGCGAAGCCGGTGAGCAGGCGGCAGCTGCCAATGCGGTTGAAGGCGTCCATGGCCTGCTCCAGCGACGCCGACGTCACGCCCGGGACTTCCACCAGGGTGAGGGAGACACCGTCGATCCGGGGCTGTGCCGTGGCCAGCTGGGAGGCCAGATAGCAGACGGCGGAGCCTCCTCCGGGCCCGACCTCCACCAGGTGGGGGCCGGCGTGGGGCACTCGCTTGAGTGCCTGGAGAGCGAGATGCGCCTTCTCCTCGCCGTGTGCATTGGCCGCCACATCGATATAGGTGGCGGCAGACTTCAGGGTTGTGGTGAACGTGGATCCGGGCACGTGCACGCTCCTGGGAGTCGTGGGGGCCTCCCGGCGGACCCTGGCGGAGATCCGACGGGAGGGACTTCTCTGGGTGCGACCCTGACCCTGCGGTCGCCGTGGGGGTGCGTCAGGCGGGCAGCCGTGCCGGCACCAGGGCAAGTACGGGGGAGGTAACAGCCGCCACGTACGCGACGAGAGCGAGGATCTTGATCACGGCTCGCCTTCGGTCCGTCTGTGGCAGGTGCAGCCGCAACGGCGCGCCAGTAATACCCCGCCGGCATGCGGTAGCGGCACGTCCTTGGTCTGGCGGCACTGCCGATGCAGGTCGCTGTACTCGGGTTTCTGCGCGAGCGTGCACTCGGCGGACAGGGGCGGCGCCTCGGCCGCGGGCGCGGTCATGATTCGTCCTCATCGGCCAGGACGCGGGCCAAGAGCACGGCTTCCAGCACAGTGGCGGCCTTGCACAAGTGGCCTGGCCGGGTCACCGGCACCAACCAGTACGAGGCAAGCGTCTCCGCGTCCAGCTCGGCGCGGTCTGTGCGCGGCACGCCCAGGTAAGTGCCGTTGCTCAGGCACTCCGTGCCTCTCTGGCTCCATGCCTGGTGCGTGCCGACGGGTACGAGGGCGTAGTAGCGGCGGAATCCAGGGTCGTGGATGACCGGACCGCGCAGGTTCCGGGCGAGCCAGGCGCCCACGGTGGACGGCTCATCGCTCTGCGCGGCGCCGTGGGCGATGTCCTCGGGAAGGCGGATCGCCTCGAACCGTCGGCCGAGCGGGATCAGCGCGAGCCTCGCGGCGCTGCTCCACTCGGTGCGTGCCGTGTTCGGCGATGGGTGGGCTGAGGCCAACCACTCATTGACCGGCCCCGAGTCGAGTTGGCGGGGCGGAGATGTGCTGGTCTCCCCAGGAGTCGTAGTGTTCGGCATGTCGACCTGCTTCCTCAGGTTGGCCACGCCCCGGGACCGGTCGCACGGTCGCCGGGGTTTCGTCTGCACCTGAGGAAACCGGAAGTGCGCTGCCGCCCGTCAGGACAGATCGACAGCAGTTCCCAACAGCCGACCGGACAGTTTCGTCCACCGGATGGAGGCGGTACCACTACCTTCGAAGGGCGCACGTACCAGGGGGACTTGATGGCGAAGCAGCGGAACACCCAGCTCGAAGTGCTGCTCACGGAGTTCGGCTACACCCACCAGCGGCTCGCCGACGAGGTCAACCGGGTCGCCGATGACGAGTTCGGCGCAGCAGCGAACTGCACTGACCGGCATGTACGGCGCTGGATTTCCGGAGAAGTCCAATGGCCCTGGAGCCGTTACCTTCGGCCTCTCCAGCACATCTTCGGCCGCAGCCCACAGGACATGGGGTTCGTACCGCGCAAAGCCTTACCGCTTCCTGCCCGGCCGCAGTCGGCACCCGTCAAGGACCAGCACC contains:
- a CDS encoding endonuclease/exonuclease/phosphatase family protein, with translation MRVVTWNLWWRFGPWEARQKAILGVLRELRPDVVGLQEVWATDDGENLAEWLAGELGLHWAWGPSPAPERWQRRIGDAAVGIGNAVLSRWPVTDHAVLPLPAPTDVADGRLALYARLATPSYDVPFFTTHLTSAVHASAVRCRQVRALAEFVAEHRSGTPFPPVVTGDFNALPDSDEIRLFGGYRTAPAVPGQVLYDAWEYAEPGAPAFTWDAANPYAAAGLGPSARIDYIHVGPPGAGGIGHVQGVRRAGDGPVEGVWPSDHAAVVADLAHRHRVGG
- the cyaB gene encoding class IV adenylate cyclase, with translation MTTVDGQIEVERKRELADDGETLARLLTDLGWTPDASVTEVDTYYSRPDVDFMKTVECLRVRRRDGFSEITYKPPSTAATHSTDSVISKPETNVHLVPDHAEQADQLLENIGMRRLVRVEKHRTTYRHPAHPGVSVSIDMLAGVGAFVETEVISGDAAAAARTIADTEMRLGVADLPVVDLPYRDLALSHTPV